The DNA sequence TAAAGTATTATTTTGGTACTACATTTTTATGATATAAATGCTACCTTTGATATGAGAATGCATGGAATTTTAGTTATTCCTAgaggtttttcttttccatttcattttttcaaaagcttACACGAAAAACACAATTTTTCCAAAAGTATTCCTTTATTAGAAAAAGTGTTTTGAGTGTGGATGAGAATAGACACAAGATAAAATGATGGTGAATTTAGCTTTTTGTAATTGTGAATTTGATGCATTATAATATCCCCATATTtcctaatattaaaatatcttGGTTTTTGTGTCTTACTCTTATTCATTTAAGCTTCACTTGAAAtcctttgaaaagaaaattaaaaaatatacatacatatatatataagcttCACTTGAAAGGTTACCCTTTGAGGGGTggtcctttttatttattttacttttttaattgtttgttttttattatttatttatttttaatgttccCGAAGTCAGATCCTACCCTTCCATAAATCCTGTTTCAATGGAATTCCATTTTCATTATCAACCATGAATGCTTGTTTGAATGAATTCCATCTTCATCAATAGAATCCTTGTTTGAATGATTCCATCTTCTTTATCGATAGAAAATCAGAATGTATATGTTAAATTTTGAGTGCAACTAGCTTTAGTTAGTATATTTGTATAAACCTTTCTAAGTTGTAGTTTTTAACTGAGAAATGTACTAGATATTTGATTCCTATTACTGATAGTTTGAACCTTGGTAAAGAATTTAAATATGGCTGAAACCTTGctaaagaatttaaatatgCCTGAAACCTTGATCTCTTTATCCAGAAGCCGAGGTCTCTTGTCAATCATTATGAAGTACTTTCAGCCTTTGACATCCACTTAACCTGTAGATGTATTACTAGTATGAAGTAGGACCTGTAATCAGTGTAAAATCATTATGAACTTAGTGCTGGCAGAAGCATTCTTAGATTAATGTCAGGACCTGTAATCAGTGTAAAATCATTCTTGGTAAATATAAGCAGCTCTTAATGTAGCTTTCTATAAAATTGCTAGAGTTGTTTTAGGCAACAAGGTGGGTACCATGTCGTAACTTATTCAATGAACTAATTAATTTTGACCTTCTATATATAGCTTATATGGAAGTAGAAGTGATTTTGTTGTGAAAGAGTAATTTTTATTTGCCTTGccgtttttctattttctttgttgGTAATTCATGTAATTAAGAGTCAGGCATATTTTGGTCAATATCACATTTCCTTGTTAATTAACAAGAAATCTGAAATTAATGTGGGATGCTTTAAttgttaatttcaaaattttcagaaaggaaaattaaagtttttttcaATCTCAAGCCTTCTTTTTTATGGCCTTAAAAAGTCAGTGTTGGTTGAAGTTGCTTCCAAATTCATTTTAGAAGGCGGAAAGTGGCTTTTAGCTAATGGTTTGCTTGTAAAACAAGTGGTAGGTTGGATGCGGTTGTTCATTGATTATGGTATTTTAGAAAGTGTGAAGTAACTGGAATGGTATTTTAGAAAGTGTAAAGTAACTGGAAGTGGGAATTTTGATCGTGTTTTGGCAGTGAACAGAGGATTCCACTCAACTGGGGTAAAGAGGATGGGGGAAGGCCATGGACATGGGCATGGGCATGATGAACCATTCTATCTCCATGCCAAGCACATGTACAACTTGGACAGGATGAAATATCAGAAGGTGCAGGTGCCACTTGCTGTCTTAGGTGTCGTATGCACAGGTGTTGGAGTGCCTATTTTTGCTGTTGCTTACCAGCAGAGGAAGACTGCATCAGCCTAAGCTAATATGTGGCTGCAATAAGAGCAACGACTTTGGGTGCCTTGGTTAGTAGGCACTATTGATCTGTTCAAATCATCAATCCTTTGCAGCGTTTTTGCTTCTTTTGTGGTTGCTTTCCCTTGCTTAAATTCATAAACATTTTGGGTACTGCATTCAGTAAGAAGATTATAAGATTTCTTAGTGATGCTCTAATTTGGATCCAATGGTGGTCTCATAGCTATTGTTTCACACATATAGTGGTTCAAAGGAATTGAGGCATGAATtttgtttgcttgtttgttgtctttttctttctttttttacttttttttttctttcttcatgtTCATATTTTCCCAAATTTTATTGTCTGAGTAGTCAAATATGCACAAGGGGTATCATTACTAAGCAAGTACTTTGCAAGAGATATTCTAATATCATCAATGCTTGATTGGAGTGAATGGTCAACAAGCCACTAGTAGCAGTGAAGGCTTCTAAGACACAGCTCAAAGATTGGTGAGGAAGCAGCAATTTCAAGAACGGGGTGCAAGGGAAGCGTGCATCCAATTTTGTTCAATGGaatcttcaaaattatattcaaaCGACGTATATTGGCCCAAGAGCCTGTTATGGATTCTCCACCCAGAGAGTCAATATATTTGGTGGAATAAGTGATACCTACAATCATTTGATGCATTATTGACAGACTCATGCAAAATCTTTCCTAGTTTACAAGGCTGGCGTATCTTATCGATCTTGATGTTCACTCTACTGAATGCCTCATGTACACATATTCTCAAACAAGTGCTACATATGGAGGGATTTCAATGGCCTCAACAATGTGAGAAGACCCCCCTTAGAAAGAGGTCAAAGATAGTATTTCCAATATCAAAGAGAATAGTTGCAAGCACCAACATTACACCATATCTATCGGCTAGCAAAGAAGCTATACATTCCCCTATTTATGCCCTTGAGATCATAGGAAAGTAGGGGTGCGACCTCCCATAATGGAGCAAGAATAAAGGCCCACAATTCACATAATTAGTGGAGGTATGATTGATGAAGAGTGTGATTCGGTAAAAGCAATATTAGGAACAAACTGGTGAAGGCATGAGCTTCTATTCTAATAAGAAATATAGCCCAACTTCAAGGAGCGCTTCTTATGAATGGATTCATATTGTTTCCTGTTGTGGATTGTGATAGGGTACGTATTCCTTACCAAGATGCCTTAATAATCACTCTATTGGCTAGAGGTTTTACCTTGTCGGGCTTCCATAAGATGGGCTACTTCTTGTAACTACTCACCGACCTACTTCAAATCATTAGGATTAGTACACCTTTGAGAGAAATAGTGTTATCCATTATGGAAAGTCAGTGACATTAATTCTTCCATTTGCGTGGTTGATAACTCCTccttataatataaattttttatagcaATTAGATCTATTCTAAGAAGGCAACCTCTTCACCGTATCATCAAATGGTGCTTTATTAGACGGAGAGAGACCAAATCAACGCATAAGATGACCAACTTGCTTCTAGAGATTTCTACCAAATATCTCAAACTTAGAAGCCATTATGGAGAAATCAATAGCATAAGGAAGATCTCGATAAGTAGCAATCCAAGGCTCAGTTGGTGGTGGATGAGGACTAAGATAATGAAACTCGAACAATTAAACCACTAATTGCATTGCCATTGTTCAAAGGAGGTCATGAAAAAAATGTGATGCTATGAACACTACTTCCAATTGAGGAACTAGAGAAATTTCTAGAATTTCTAAGACAACATCCAAATGTGTTCACATCGTTTCACCTTGACAAGTAGATCATAGTTATCACTATGTTCAAGTTGTTATCAAAGCTTCCATATacttaacatggtatcaaagcttggtTTGGTGGGAAGTTGTGAGTTTGAATTACCTCTTTGTAATTTGCATGTTTGTTTTCCTATTTGATATCTGTTCCcccaatttgaaattttttagtaTCCCTCCCTCCCCTCTCCCCTCTAATTTGCAATTCTATGATATCTCTCCTGTGTGGGTATGGGAGAGGAAGGGTGTTAAGGaacatgatatgcatattggacttaaggaaaattggttgttcaacacAAGTAAGTCTCACCTTGACATGAAGGGTATCAATAAGACCATTGTGTCTCTATTTACAAGCAATGTGTAATTTGATTCGATAAAAGTTAGGAAATTCCCTCCAAATGACATCAAAGTGTCAATGAAGAGTTGAATAGATTGATGGTTGCTAGACTCATTTAAGAAGCTTAGTACCCAAATTGTTCTCTAACATGATCATAAACCAAAAAAGCAATGGGAAGTAGCAATTTGTTATCATTTCACTAATTTGAATGAAGTGTAACATGAAGACAGCTTCCTATTATAGAATTGAGTAGGTAGTTGACTCAACTTTGAGGCATGAACTCTCTCATTAATGGATGCTTTCTTGGGTCATGAGATGAGGTCTTATTGCTCTCAAATTATGCTATTTAGGCTAAAAAATGCAGAAACAATGAATCAAATGTTGGTGACAAGATGTAATCAAGAATACCATGGAGTCATGTACATAGACAACATGCTCATAATAGGTAAAGGAGATCATCTCAAAGACTTTTAGAAAGCCATCAAGATCCTTAGAAGATAAGAATGCAACTCAATCCAACCAAATACACTTTAGAGTAAAATGTGCCAAGTTCTTAATGTAAATAACTATTGGGTGTGAATAGAGGCCAATCCTAAGAAAATTAagttgatttgaaatttcaccTAACCTAGTTTGCTCAAATTTATGTACAAAGTAATGGATTTTTTCTATTGTAAttacattctttctttttttcttttttcttttttgttcctagtcttctttctaaaaaaaaagtgaagggggctttaaaagaaagtaaagGATTATTTGGTTCCTTATAGCTATTTCTTTAATTAGTGGAAGGAGCATACTCTGGATCAAAATCATGGGGAGTACTGCCTAATCATTTCTACTAATTTAAACCCCAATTAGTATTCCTTTTATGCAAAATGTCCCTTGGATAACTTACATAATCTCCATTACTAATTCATTATGTACCTTGGCGTTCCTAGCCATCCACTTATTTTTGCTCAATCCCCCCATTATGGTACTACATATATGTTAATACATAGAAAATATAGTGAAAACAAAACTCCATACAGTTGGTCTTTTGAACCTGCTTCAAGTCATGATTGATGCCTAATCAATCAATCTTGGGACAAACAATAATAATCATTCTAGCTCGATTCATCTCTAGGACTTAGATGAGTGTCATTTAGGTGGATTGAGTAGTGCAAAAAGGTATTTTAAAccttaagactatgtttggctccaggaaaatactaaggaaagaaaaacaaaatgttaagaaaaatgattctctaatatttgattttaccatggaaatatgaaaaatgtcaaatatatttaaaattagtaaaaaaaaaaactttatatttttaaataatttaatctttatataaaagagttaaataattaaaatgagtttgaagtaatatataaaagtaatttattaactttaaatttattttttattttccttcgtattttctttccctttactcttctctattttctttcactcgcatttttcttcaaactttccTTGAACCAAACGTAGCCTAAAATCATACTTGATGAAGCCTCATGTCTTGGCAAGTCGAGTAGAAGGAGAAGAATTATACTTCTacatgtctatatatgatgtggCTATAAACCCAATATTAGTATAGGAGGATAATGCACATGTGAAGAGGCTAATATGCTAGGTCAATAAATTGTTGTTGAATGTTGAAATAAGGTATCagttattcaaaaaaataaaactaacctTGCATATACCAACTAAAAGGTTGAGGCcatatttttaatctcacatGATTAACCAACCCATGGAAGTAGTACTAATTGCATAAACCTAATCTATTTGGATGGCTTGTTAATTGGGCAAGTATAGATGGGTTGATATGACATCAAATATAAATGGATCAATTAAGGCCCAAGCTTTAGTTGACGTCATCTCCAAGCCAACCCCTAAAAGCAAGTTCTTAGTTTTGAGCAATAACGAGATGTGATATTTGAAGGTTGATTGGTTAGCTTGAAAATCAAGAGTAGGAGTGAGTGCCCCATTTTTTAGAATAGAGCCCTTAAAATCAATGACATAACATTaacattttaggtttagttCACTTGGTTGCATTTTAcgtttagttcacttagttgtATTCTTAGTGTGTTTCATCTATTTACATTCTTGGTCTAGTtcacttagtttcattttaagtttagttagtttagtttacttagtttcattttaggtttagttcacttagtttaattcttagtttagttcacttagttgcacTCTTAATctaattcaattgtattttaGGTTAAGTTCACTTAGATGCATTCTTAGTTTAGTTCACTTAATTGCATTCTTAGTCTAATTCatttagttgcattttaggtttagttcacttagttgcattttaggtttagttcacttagttgcatttcaACATTAGTTGCATTTTAActttagttcacttagttgcattctTAATTTAGTTCATTTAGTTGCATTCTTAGTCTAGTTCATTACATTCTTAGTCTAATTTACTTAACTACTTTTTCAatttagttcacttagttgcattttaggtttagttcacttagttgtATTCTTAGTCTAGTTCACTTAGTTGTATTCTTATTCTAGTTCACTTAGTTCCATTCTTAGTCTAGTTCACTTAATTGCATTTTaggtttagttcacttagttgcattctTAGTCTAATTCACTTAGTTGTATTTTaggtttagttcacttagtttCATCTTAAGATATTTCATTTAGGTGCATCTTTAGTTCATTTCATTTAGGTGCACCTTAGAATAGCTCACCTAGTTGCATTTTTAGTTCAATTCATTTAGATGCACCGTAGGATGGTTCATCTAGGTGCATTTTTAGCTCATTTCATTAAGGTGCACTTTAGGATAGTTTATCTAGTTTCATTTTAGGAAAATTCTTAATTGGACTTTAGGGTAGCATTTATGTCACCTTGCATGGCATGTGCATGAAGGTTGTTTGGGAAAGCAAAGGAAAATTCCAAAAGTGAGATTTGAAAGGGGAAGGAATGAGGGTACAGGGTTGCCATatgaagggaaataaaaaaggaaggttgttagaaagaaagaatgaaagcAACTGAATAGGGGAGTGGGAGAATCCTCTTGGTGCACCGCTAttgtatgaaaataaatcaaaatggaAGATTTGGGGAGTCTTTAAGAGGATGTACATGAcattggaagaaaaattaggAAGACAACTAGATTTGGGGAGTCTTTGAGAGGATATACATGACATTGGGAGAGGATAAGGAAAGCAAGGAGAATTGGGAAGATGTGGATTCGTGTTTTCCTTAGTCTTTGAGGGGATACACGACATTGGgagaagataaaaagaaaaagattttggAAGATAAAGGACTCACAATTGCCATAAGAAAGGATGAGACATTCATGACATTGGGAGAGGGGAGGAAGGGGGGTGGGGGGTTGAGTGGGTTTAGATTAGTTAGGACTCCTTTGGTGAATGACATTGAAGAGGTGAGAGTTAGAGAACACACAACTACCATAGGATCAAATTTGGAGAGAGAACATTGAAAGTTGGAGAAGAGGACTCTTTTAACACCATGGCTTTGGGAGAATATGAGGGCTTGAGAGTTTGAGATTTTGAGGAGTCCTTTGATGCATGGTTGCCTTAAATTGAGAGGAGAAAAAGTGAAGCCTTGAGAGGCTAAGGAGATCATGACACAGTGAGAAGGGAGGATCAGTTTagattgagaaaagaaaagcttATGAATTTTGAGAGTAATGCACCATTGAATCTGTTTGAAGAAGAAGcaagtttcttttcttttttttttttttttaggaagagAAAAGTTTCAAGCATGTTCTCTTCAATTTTCTGCATCTCTTATTAATGATCATCTCTCcatctctttcttttccttccattttgcTTAGATTTGAGAATTATCTTTGATTGGTGCGGATGCATAGGCCACACAGATTGTTGGTAGTCATCGATTGGATGATTATTGAGGATGATTGATTGTTTATTCTTAGGATTTATTTTGCTCATTGTTTTTCTTCGTTTTCTTTCACTTAGTTTGAGCCTCTTCGATATCACATGAGATGAGGCCTTGCACCACTTGATATCTTTGCTTTAGATTccatttatttgattgtttcttTGAGATGTTTGAATTCAGGTTTAACTATTGCCTCTCTCACATTCATACACACACACCATTAAGATCACCATAGAATGGTCACACTTAGTTCACAcactctcttctcttcccttgagttttgttttcttgttctcaTGTTGAGATCCTATCTAAATTGattgtttcaaaaatatttttcagtggtttttctataaaatttgattttccatttttttgaattcatcttaaatctcttgattatttaaaaataattttcaaaagtatGCAACCATGTTTCAATTGGTATGCacttttcttattgattttcattaattttcaattttgtcaCATGAAATAAAATTCATGGCTCCAAATAATAGAGTAATTCTTGGTCTTCATAAGCTTCATCATGATTATGGAGGATTAGAAAACATGAATTAAATTCATGGACATTAATTTAGACTTTAGTGAAATCCAACATACATTTAGctcttcaaacaaaaaatctACTGTCACTTTGCTTGACTCACTaacctttaaaataaaaaaattgaattaagaaacttaaaattcttctaaaattattttgatgctTGTATGATGTTCCTAactccctattttttatttttatttatttttaaacaaattttggtttaaaattatttttcaattaacaGATTTAAATTGGTTTTTACATGAGTCCAATTTTAACCCTATATTAGACACATGAACtaatttttgcaaaattaaattattttttgacttccttaatttttgttgttatctttttttcttaatctaaCTTATTGAAGGTAATTTTTAGGATCCCGTTTCATTGAAAATCACTTGCCTAAGtaagagaaataatatttttttttcctacatgTGCTGCATTGACCCTATTTTATAGTTAGGgaatatttagtttaatttaaatatgctCCTTGTTGGATTTAATCATATTGTTATTTTTCCTATAATGTAGGCATATTAAatgtattgtattttttttcttgattttatcaTGCTTATAGATTAgtcaaataaattcatttttatatgttattaaaatttgCTTTGCTCTTTACCAATGTGATTGTCATTAAATCTGGTATCAAATGAgacatgtttaatttatttggcCAATTAGAATGTCTTCTATACTTGTTAAGGATGATGtagaatttttatttgagaaaataCCATGTCTacatatttttttggatttatatTGCAAGTGTCACTATTTTGACCAGTGCTAAATATTTTGTAGAATGatgctagtttattttaattttgctaTAAAATGGGAGATGATTAATTTCTTTAGTTAATTGGAATACATTCTAGATATTAATAGGATAtcacttaatttttattgagACGTTTTAGCACTTCTAGGTATCTATTCTAGGTTTATTTTGTGAATGCCCTTGTATCACCTTGTTACTGAGAGTCTTGTTTGTTGTTGATAATTTAACTTCCTTAGGCATGGTTTTAAGttgctttaaattttgttttgcattgtagatatattatatatactagatgaattttctttcatatcctTATTCCTCTTTGACAtgttatttagaattaatttatgaGTGTTCTTTACCTTGCTTGTTGTGTATTATTTCATCTTATTTCACTTCtttactctttattttggatttgattGTATGTAATATGAGACCTTGCCTATGATATTGCATTCATTAAGCTAATCCCTTTGGTCTTATGAAAGCGCTTGATATGTTATCAAGGTATGCTTCCTCTATCCTTTATTTACTTAATTCCATGGACATGTATGccttgtttttatatattcatgctTGATTACATCTGGTTGTGCTATGATCATTTcttatattattgattttagtGGATTGCATGTTGTGTGTATTATAGGACGTTTTCTATATTATACTTGTTGAACTAACCCTATTATTTTATGGAAGCGATTTGGATGCAATTATGATtgttccttcttttttcttttatgctcAAGTTAACTTGATATGCATGTTTTGCGTGAGAAGTATTTTGCTagtctttttttattatcaccTTTGCCTTATTCTTATTCTTTGGTATCCATGATTTATTAATCAATTGTGATAATTACCTCACTTGAAACCTTTATTAGCTTAGAGGAGTGCTACCTTATGGTACCTTCTTGATAGGTAACATGATGCCCAAACTTATACTCGGTTTTCAAGACATGctttttcaaataagaagtcatttttttggttttatttctcattttgtttttccttaaaaaaaaaaaaaaacaaaagtaagtggtgacttcaatttttacaaaaatcaaaatttccctAAAAAACGAGTTTTAccatcgagtggggacgcatgtaaaaaatgtgggtccataaTGAGGTGACCATATATGTGTTCTCGTATCAAATTAAATTGAGATAATAGGTATTAAGGTGTCGTAGATCATGAAAACCAAGGTTTCCCTCTTGATTTCTCCTTCCCTAGATCTTGGCACATAAGGTTATTGAATCCTCTCTTGAGGGGTGGATGCTAAGGTTCCTTTCCTTTATGGGGTTTGAATAgcaagaacacaaaaaaaaaaaaaaaaaaaaaagtttgaaaccTCTAAGGGGTTTATATAGATTCTTTGTGGGCTGAGTGACTTGACCCCAACTTTAGTTTGGATCACTTAATCAAGTCCATTAGGTTGTATAGCCATATAAGACTACAATGAATTAATAGCCTATTTCAGATTAACCAATGATAAGCTATTATGCAactttatgttttaaaaaaacatcattATGTACACATATGAATGAggaaatcaaatatttgaaatttcacCAATGAATATGAGCTTGAGTGGGACCATTGAGACTTGTATGAAAATACAAGTCTAATGTCCTATAATATTAAACGAGATATAACTCGGGCCCATGACATATTACCCATACATGCAAACTCCTTATGAATTGGTATATGTTATCTAAAGAAGTATATGCTATCAACCTCTCCATCCTTAAGTTTTTAGATTCTCCGTATATGTCATCAAGTAACACACTCTATCTCTCAAAGggaatatgtcaaattttaagGAATTACAATGACAATAGTTTTCCAAATCATATATCCTTAGGATCACTTAAGGTTACATATTGTCTCAATCTAcaagatatcatgatgcctattttaagaatacttgttgtcTGTCACCTACCTTAATCATAAGTTATGCAGTCTGTAAAATATTTGACTAGGTTAGTGTCTCACCCATAGATAAAGCTATTGAATACCTCTAAGGCTAGGTTGATATTCTTTAATGGCTGAGAGTTCACACAACatgtagcttggtgaatcatgaccaCCCGATAACTGATGTTATGATTCAAACTAGTGCATTTACCATGGGCAAACTATCTCGATGACTAAGACAGTTATCCCTCCAATTGGAGGTAGTTCATTAAAATCTttaatggattgcctaaattcATACAACAATTACCACAA is a window from the Vitis riparia cultivar Riparia Gloire de Montpellier isolate 1030 unplaced genomic scaffold, EGFV_Vit.rip_1.0 scaffold303_pilon_pilon, whole genome shotgun sequence genome containing:
- the LOC117909728 gene encoding uncharacterized protein LOC117909728, with amino-acid sequence MALNSGLRSASQLFKSSQQLVSKSVNRGFHSTGVKRMGEGHGHGHGHDEPFYLHAKHMYNLDRMKYQKVQVPLAVLGVVCTGVGVPIFAVAYQQRKTASA